ATGTAGCTCCTATAACTGTACTTAATTTTGTAACTCTTGCTAAAACTGGTTATTATAATGGTTTAAAATTTCATAGAGTTATAGAAAATTTTATGATACAAGGTGGAGATCCAACAGGAACTGGTGCAGGAGGGCCAGGTTATCAATTTGGAGATGAATTTAAAGAAGGAGTAGTATTCAATAAAAAAGGATTATTTGCTATGGCAAATGCAGGTCCTAACACAAATGGTTCACAATTTTTTATCACTCATGTTCCAACAGAGTGGTTAAACTACAAACATACTATTTTTGGAGAAGTAGTGTCTCAAAAAGATCAAGATGTTGTAGATAGCATTAAGCAAGGCGATACAATGAATGAAGTTGTTATAGTAGGAGATGTAGATAAATTAATAGAAGAAAATAAAGAATTCTATACTCAATTAAAGAATTTTTTAAAAATCTAATTATCTAAGATGTATTAAAAAATATGTGGAGGTAAATTTATGATTTTATTAAATCCAGTTGTTCTTTCAGTTATTGTTATGATTGTCTTATGTTTATTGAAGTTAAATGTATTATTAGCACTTTTTGTATCAGCATTAGTTGCTGGACTTTCTGCTCACATGCCAATAGGTGATATAATGTCAAAACTTATTGATGGTATGGGTGGAAATTCTGAAACAGCATTAAGTTATATTCTACTTGGTGCATTAGCTGTTGCAATAAGTAGTACAGGAGTTGCTGCAATAGTTTCCAAAAAAATTGCATCTGTTGTTAATGGTAAGAAAAAAGTTTTATTATTAATAATTGCATTCTTTGCTTGTTTTTCACAAAATTTAATACCTGTACACATAGCTTTTATACCTATATTAATCCCACCTTTATTAAAATTAATGAACTCTTTAAAATTAGATAGAAGAGCTATGGCTTGTTCATTAACTTTCGGTTTAAAAGCACCTTATATTGCTTTACCAGTTGGATTTGGATTAATATTCCAAGGTATTATTTCTGCAGAAATGACTAAAAATGGTATGCCTATAGAAAAAATGCAAGTATGGAAATCTACTTGGTTCTTAGGCTTATTTATGCTAATAGGTTTATTACTAGCAATATTTGTAACTTATAGAAAAGATAGAGAATATAAAGATTTACCTTTAAAAGGAATGGAAGAAGTTGAAGCAACAGAAATGGAACCTAAACATTGGCTAACTTTACTTGCTGCTGCTCTTGCATTTGTAATACAAATAATATATGGTTCACTTCCTTTGGGAGCTGTTGCTGCATTGGCTGCAATGTTGATATTTAGAGTTATTAAATGGAAGGATTTAGATGAATTTATAAATGGTGGTGTAGGACTTATGGGACTTATTGCTTTCATAATGTTAGTTGCCGCTGGTTATGGAAATATAATAAGAGAAACTGGTGCAGTTGGAGAATTAGTTGACAGTATCCATGGATTAATAGGTGGAAGTAAAGCTATTGGAATTTCTGTAATGTTATTAGTAGGACTTCTAATAACTATGGGAATAGGAACATCATTTGGTACTATACCAGTTGTTGCAGCTATCTATATTCCTTTATGTATAAAATTAGGAGTGTCAGTTCCAGGTGCTGTAATAGTTCTTGCTGCTGCTGCTGCATTAGGAGATGCTGGTTCACCTGCATCAGACTCAACATTAGGACCAACTTCTGGACTTAATGCTGATGGACAACATGATCATATAATGGATACTTGTGTACCTACATTTATACATTATAATATTCTACTAATAATTGGTGGATTTATAGGTGGAATGTTCTTCTAAAAAATAAACTTATATTATTTAAAAGCTGTTGCACTTAATTTGCAACAGCTTTCTTTATTTATAACTAACTTTTATTTGTTTTCCACAAAAAGCTATTCCTAAATATAGAATTTCTTTTGTGCCTGTTTGTTTTAATGTACTAGAATATTTACCTTCTTCTATTTGTTTCAATGCTTCTTTTGATATTTCTTCTAATTTATCTATATTATCTGTTGCTTTAAATTCTAATATATAGCCTCTTTTATTTTTGTTCTTTGGCTCTATTGATACATCATATCTACCTAAACCACTTTCTATATTTGACTTTACTATATACTCTCCTTCTAAATATAAGCTCATTCCTAATATAAAACCATGATAAAAGGCTTCATTTCCTTTTTTAGTATCATTATAGCTGACTGATTTTAATAATATATCTTGTAGAGTTTCTTCATAATCTTCTATCCTATTTTCTGTCAAAGCTTCCATTAAATCTATTAATTTATTTCCTCTTCCAAAATATCTTTCTATAAAAGTTCTTTTAAATAATCTTCTTACCTCTTTATTTGGTAATCTTAATATATAATAATCTTCATCTATTTTTTCTTCCACTGTTAAATAACCACTAAATAGCATTAGTTCCCATATTTCTTCTTCACTTAACAGTCTTGATAAATCTGATGTTCCTGATAAATTTTGTCTTAATCCTTCTCCATCAAATAATTTTTTTAAATCTCTTATTATATCTTTTCTCACTATTTTCAACACATCATTTATTAAATCATTTCCTGAGGTATCTACCCAATAAGCTCTTAACTCTTTTGCATGTAAAAAATTTAATATACTCCAAGGATTATATACTTCACTTTTCCCAAATCTATATCCATCATACCAATCTTTTACATCTCCCATTTCATATTCTAAATTATAATCAATAAGCGATTTCTTTACTTCTTCTTCTGTTAATCCATAACAATTTGGATAAAAATCACTTAATATTGTATAGGTACTTAAATTATTCAAATCAGAGAATATTCCAGCTTTTATTACTCTTATTATTCCTGTCATTACTCCCATTTGTAAATATGTATTATCTTTTAACACTGAACTATAAAAAGTTTTAAAGAAATCTTTTGCATTATCATAATATTTATTATGATATGCTGATACTAATGGTGCATCATATTCGTCTATCAATATTATTACTTTTTTATTATATTTTTCATATAAAATTCTTGTTAAAAATTTTAAAGTATCTTTTAAACTTTCTATTTTAGCATTTTTATTAATATAATTTTCAAATAAGGCTTTATCAAAACTATCTAAATTTTTCAATAAATATCTATTTTCTAAACATAAATTTGAAATTA
This Fusobacterium animalis 7_1 DNA region includes the following protein-coding sequences:
- a CDS encoding peptidylprolyl isomerase, whose protein sequence is MSLQAIIKTNKGEIKLNLFPDVAPITVLNFVTLAKTGYYNGLKFHRVIENFMIQGGDPTGTGAGGPGYQFGDEFKEGVVFNKKGLFAMANAGPNTNGSQFFITHVPTEWLNYKHTIFGEVVSQKDQDVVDSIKQGDTMNEVVIVGDVDKLIEENKEFYTQLKNFLKI
- a CDS encoding AAA family ATPase, whose translation is MKKLPIGLSDFKELIEENYYYFDKTKFIDEIIKDGSKVKLFTRPRRFGKTLNMSMLKYFFDVKEAEENRKLFKNLYIEKTENFREQGQYPVVFLSLKDLKADNWESMVNYLKVLISNLCLENRYLLKNLDSFDKALFENYINKNAKIESLKDTLKFLTRILYEKYNKKVIILIDEYDAPLVSAYHNKYYDNAKDFFKTFYSSVLKDNTYLQMGVMTGIIRVIKAGIFSDLNNLSTYTILSDFYPNCYGLTEEEVKKSLIDYNLEYEMGDVKDWYDGYRFGKSEVYNPWSILNFLHAKELRAYWVDTSGNDLINDVLKIVRKDIIRDLKKLFDGEGLRQNLSGTSDLSRLLSEEEIWELMLFSGYLTVEEKIDEDYYILRLPNKEVRRLFKRTFIERYFGRGNKLIDLMEALTENRIEDYEETLQDILLKSVSYNDTKKGNEAFYHGFILGMSLYLEGEYIVKSNIESGLGRYDVSIEPKNKNKRGYILEFKATDNIDKLEEISKEALKQIEEGKYSSTLKQTGTKEILYLGIAFCGKQIKVSYK
- a CDS encoding Na+/H+ antiporter family protein, with the protein product MILLNPVVLSVIVMIVLCLLKLNVLLALFVSALVAGLSAHMPIGDIMSKLIDGMGGNSETALSYILLGALAVAISSTGVAAIVSKKIASVVNGKKKVLLLIIAFFACFSQNLIPVHIAFIPILIPPLLKLMNSLKLDRRAMACSLTFGLKAPYIALPVGFGLIFQGIISAEMTKNGMPIEKMQVWKSTWFLGLFMLIGLLLAIFVTYRKDREYKDLPLKGMEEVEATEMEPKHWLTLLAAALAFVIQIIYGSLPLGAVAALAAMLIFRVIKWKDLDEFINGGVGLMGLIAFIMLVAAGYGNIIRETGAVGELVDSIHGLIGGSKAIGISVMLLVGLLITMGIGTSFGTIPVVAAIYIPLCIKLGVSVPGAVIVLAAAAALGDAGSPASDSTLGPTSGLNADGQHDHIMDTCVPTFIHYNILLIIGGFIGGMFF